The window AAATTTGCTCGCGTTTCTTTTCCCGTTCAAACAGAACTTCTCCTTTAAACGTGACCACTTTTTCGATAAAGACTGGCTTCACACTTCTTCCACCATTGGCAAAAACGCTGTACGCAGTTCCCATATCTATCACTTTAACAGGCGAAGTGCCAAGTGCTAGGGCTGGAACTGGGTTGATGGAACTAGTAATCCCGAGCAGACGAGCCATATCGGCCACTTGATCCTCACCGAGGTATAAATGCGTTTTCACCGCATACACGTTATCCGAAAGCGGCAACGCCTGTAACATCGTTAGCTCACTATTCGGATATAAGTTATTAAAGTTTTTAGGGATATAAGTTGCTCTACCTTCATCAAACGTAAATGTCGTTTTTTCACTTCGAAAAGGGGTAGATGGAGTAAATCCGTTTTCTAGTGCCTTGTAATATAAAAATGGTTTAAACGTTGAGCCAGGTTGACGTTCCGCTTGTGTTGCCCGATTAAATGGACTTTCATCATAGTTCCGACCGCCAACCAGTGCTTTCACTCTTCCGGTATTCGGGTCCATCGCCACAAAACCTACTTGTAGTTCAGGGTCATTTTTCAATCCTTCCGCAATTTCTTCTTCCGCGATTGCCTGTAATGTTGGGTCTAATGTTGTGTAAATATGCAATCCGCCTTTTAAAAGCTCCTCTTGCAATTGAAGTTCGTTGCGCAAAACGGCACGAACCGCATCTTGAAAATATGGCGCCATATACTCTTTCGGTAAATGTTTACGCTCGCCATATTGGAGTGGTTTTTCTAAAACAATCTCTATATCATCAGTGGTAATATTTCCATTTGCCACCATAGAATGCAACACTATTTGTTGTCGCTCTAACGCGCGCTGTTCATTGATGTATGGAGAAAAAATGCCAGGCCCCTTCGGAATACCTGCAAGCATACTTGCTTCTTCTATAGTTAAATCAATGGCAGACTTACCGAAATAGTAATGTGCAGCGGATTCAATTCCGTAAGCACCGTGACCGTAGTAAATCGTATTTAAATAACCTTCTAAAATTTCTTCTTTCG is drawn from Bacillus alkalisoli and contains these coding sequences:
- a CDS encoding transglycosylase domain-containing protein encodes the protein MELMTNKRFQSWMKYIRALLFISGILAFSFFLVIGGIYYYAKSKEAPPLWVTQSSIFYAADQSIIGEAYNGEKRYWVTLEEISPHLIDATIAVEDRRFFTHHGFDYRRIVGAIIADIKARAKVQGASTITQQYARNLFLEHKKTFSRKLQEALYTIRMEIHYSKEEILEGYLNTIYYGHGAYGIESAAHYYFGKSAIDLTIEEASMLAGIPKGPGIFSPYINEQRALERQQIVLHSMVANGNITTDDIEIVLEKPLQYGERKHLPKEYMAPYFQDAVRAVLRNELQLQEELLKGGLHIYTTLDPTLQAIAEEEIAEGLKNDPELQVGFVAMDPNTGRVKALVGGRNYDESPFNRATQAERQPGSTFKPFLYYKALENGFTPSTPFRSEKTTFTFDEGRATYIPKNFNNLYPNSELTMLQALPLSDNVYAVKTHLYLGEDQVADMARLLGITSSINPVPALALGTSPVKVIDMGTAYSVFANGGRSVKPVFIEKVVTFKGEVLFEREKKREQILDKDKTFVLNHMMTGMFDQRLNGYTSVTGNKLVGTVTRPYAGKSGTTETDSWMIGYTPQLVSVAWTGFDDNKSIYQKEQFVKYIWANFMERSLANRSVEAFRPTEDVVGVYVNPESGLLATENCPVSRLTYYEAGTEPLEYCHLHEVEEVEDEVASPVDDADTTQRWWKKLLPWRR